The Terriglobus tenax genome contains a region encoding:
- a CDS encoding LamG domain-containing protein produces MKHWPAPALLLLVSFSATAQTVWRVDSVTSIAGHPVRQVGSPKVVDTDRGRAVHFDGDRMKGDALFVDALPLQGTLTYTWEMIFRPATGGGEEQRVFHLKEEGSESRRLFEIRIRQGNKWCLDVFAENIGAERAPILNCDPAHLYPLDQWYAVAATYDGTTLRAYVDGVLQGEAKVRLLPLGKGGASLGSRYNLVDFFKGDILSARFSNTALKPAQFLKVP; encoded by the coding sequence ATGAAACACTGGCCTGCCCCAGCTCTTCTTCTTCTGGTCTCCTTCTCTGCTACAGCACAGACGGTGTGGCGCGTGGACAGCGTCACCTCTATCGCCGGCCATCCTGTGCGACAGGTTGGTTCGCCAAAGGTCGTGGACACCGACCGTGGCAGGGCCGTGCATTTTGACGGTGACCGCATGAAGGGCGACGCTCTTTTTGTGGATGCGCTGCCTTTGCAGGGCACGCTGACCTACACCTGGGAGATGATCTTCCGCCCGGCTACCGGCGGGGGAGAAGAGCAGCGCGTCTTTCACTTGAAGGAAGAGGGATCAGAGTCACGCCGTCTCTTCGAGATCCGCATACGCCAGGGCAACAAGTGGTGCCTGGATGTCTTCGCGGAAAACATCGGTGCGGAGCGGGCACCGATTCTCAACTGCGACCCCGCCCACCTCTACCCTCTGGACCAGTGGTACGCCGTCGCGGCCACCTATGACGGCACCACGCTGCGCGCCTACGTCGACGGAGTCCTGCAGGGCGAGGCGAAGGTCAGGCTATTGCCGCTCGGCAAGGGCGGAGCCTCCCTGGGAAGCCGCTACAACCTGGTGGACTTCTTCAAAGGCGATATCCTTTCTGCCCGCTTCAGCAACACGGCGCTGAAACCCGCGCAATTTCTTAAAGTCCCGTAA
- a CDS encoding TetR/AcrR family transcriptional regulator C-terminal domain-containing protein gives MTRTALQVLDSAGLEQLTLRLLGKELGVQAATIYWHFKNKQELLDEMATLVLAEGAPNLLPARASSEWTAWAAAFGQGLRKTLLGLRDGARMVSGTRLTNTLYMKTVEQIAAQLIASGFTTRQAVVLLSTIYSYTLSFVMEEQAVFPRPGERSPQYDIAERNRSLAAEELPLLRQAGGILFDKFDRRYKEGLDLILRGAAMQFH, from the coding sequence GTGACCCGAACCGCCCTGCAGGTTTTGGACAGCGCCGGACTGGAGCAGCTTACGCTTCGGTTGCTTGGCAAGGAGCTGGGCGTACAGGCCGCCACCATCTACTGGCATTTCAAGAATAAGCAGGAGCTGCTGGATGAGATGGCCACACTGGTGCTGGCCGAAGGCGCTCCGAATCTGCTGCCTGCACGCGCCTCGTCCGAGTGGACGGCCTGGGCCGCGGCCTTTGGCCAGGGTTTGCGCAAGACGCTGCTTGGCCTTCGGGACGGGGCCCGCATGGTATCTGGCACGCGCCTGACCAACACTCTCTACATGAAGACGGTGGAACAGATCGCCGCGCAACTGATTGCCAGCGGCTTTACAACACGGCAGGCCGTAGTTCTGCTGAGTACCATCTACAGCTACACCCTCAGTTTTGTGATGGAAGAGCAGGCGGTGTTTCCGCGGCCCGGAGAGCGATCTCCGCAGTATGACATTGCTGAACGCAACCGAAGCCTTGCCGCGGAGGAGCTTCCGCTCCTGCGGCAGGCCGGAGGCATTCTTTTCGATAAATTTGATCGCCGGTACAAAGAAGGACTCGACCTGATTCTGCGTGGGGCGGCGATGCAATTCCATTAA
- a CDS encoding quinone oxidoreductase family protein, giving the protein MKAAVVQGAGLAPVYGELEEPQPREGFEVVTVSAAALTHLTKARASGAHYSSAGLFPNVPGVDGVGRTADGRRVYFALPDAKFGAMAEKSLVRSGQCVAIPDGLEDVTAAAIANPGMSVGAALVERAGFKAGETVLVHGATGSAGTVAVQYAKFLGAAKVVATGRNVEELERVKSLGADVVLPITADLDAFEKTLIAEFTSGIDVVIDYLWGESARRILSAAARGVEDGRPVRYVQVGSAAGQESIDLPASALRSSSLVLMGSGLKSVSMEGLLRAIEKVFEAASQGKLQIAAKAVPLAEVETWWNTGDRSRIVFTI; this is encoded by the coding sequence ATGAAGGCAGCAGTCGTACAAGGAGCGGGTCTGGCCCCGGTCTATGGTGAGTTGGAAGAACCGCAGCCGCGCGAGGGTTTTGAAGTCGTGACCGTAAGCGCAGCCGCTCTCACACACCTGACGAAGGCGCGTGCCTCCGGCGCGCACTACAGCTCCGCCGGACTATTTCCCAATGTGCCCGGAGTGGACGGTGTAGGCCGCACCGCCGATGGCCGTCGCGTGTACTTCGCCCTGCCGGACGCGAAGTTCGGAGCCATGGCAGAGAAGAGCCTGGTGCGCAGCGGACAGTGCGTCGCCATTCCGGACGGCCTGGAGGATGTAACCGCAGCCGCCATCGCGAATCCGGGCATGTCCGTCGGTGCGGCTCTTGTCGAACGTGCTGGCTTCAAGGCAGGCGAAACAGTGCTGGTGCATGGCGCAACCGGCTCCGCTGGAACCGTGGCCGTGCAGTATGCAAAGTTCCTTGGTGCGGCGAAGGTGGTTGCCACTGGGCGCAATGTGGAAGAGCTTGAGCGCGTGAAATCGCTCGGTGCGGATGTGGTACTTCCCATCACTGCAGACCTGGATGCCTTTGAGAAGACGCTGATCGCCGAGTTCACCAGCGGTATAGATGTGGTCATCGACTACCTGTGGGGCGAGAGCGCGCGGCGTATTCTGTCTGCTGCGGCGAGAGGTGTGGAGGATGGACGCCCGGTACGGTATGTGCAGGTAGGATCAGCCGCCGGTCAGGAGTCGATCGATCTGCCAGCATCGGCGCTGCGGTCATCGTCCCTGGTGCTGATGGGAAGCGGGTTGAAGAGCGTCTCCATGGAAGGCCTGCTGCGGGCAATTGAGAAGGTCTTCGAAGCTGCGTCGCAGGGCAAGTTGCAGATCGCCGCAAAGGCGGTTCCGCTTGCCGAAGTCGAAACGTGGTGGAACACAGGCGACCGCTCCCGTATCGTTTTCACCATTTAG
- a CDS encoding VOC family protein gives MEIRGLTALIQVFDMPRSVAFYRDVLGFELYQHSPVYAVEHGVELFHWCWLKNGDAHLMLNTAYDEGERPATEDAARTSMHSDISFYLNCPELDTAFAGLQAKGIPCKPPVVTPYGARQLSLRDPDGYGVVLQWSA, from the coding sequence ATGGAGATCCGCGGCCTTACTGCGTTAATCCAGGTCTTTGACATGCCGCGCTCGGTCGCGTTCTACCGCGACGTACTCGGCTTCGAACTCTACCAGCACTCTCCGGTCTACGCCGTGGAACATGGCGTGGAGCTATTTCATTGGTGCTGGCTGAAGAACGGCGACGCACACCTGATGCTGAACACCGCTTACGACGAAGGCGAGCGGCCTGCGACTGAAGATGCAGCCCGGACATCTATGCACAGCGACATCAGCTTTTACCTGAATTGCCCGGAACTGGATACGGCGTTCGCCGGGCTGCAGGCCAAGGGGATTCCATGCAAACCACCCGTGGTCACTCCGTACGGAGCTCGACAGCTCAGCCTGAGGGACCCGGATGGATACGGCGTGGTTCTGCAGTGGAGCGCCTGA
- the trxB gene encoding thioredoxin-disulfide reductase codes for MSDHTTRDTVILGSGCSGLTAAIYTARANLKPLVLEGHEPGGQLSITTLVENFPGWPQGVQGPELIENMKQQATRFGAELKMAHLVSVDLSKRPFELNLGKETIHARTLIIASGASARWLGLPSEQALIGHGVSSCATCDGFFFSGKEIAVVGGGDSAMEEALFLTRFATKVTLINRSESFRASKIMLERAMAHPNIIFRPNTVVDEVLGVEEKDVKGLVLRNTKTDALETLPLSGLFLGIGHEPNAKMFKGQIDLDEDGYVKTKDNVFCTLNGQVLPGVFASGDVQDRRYRQAITAAGTGCMAALEVEKFLEEHGR; via the coding sequence ATGTCCGACCACACTACACGCGACACAGTCATCCTTGGTTCCGGCTGCTCCGGCCTTACGGCCGCCATCTACACCGCCCGCGCCAACCTGAAGCCCCTTGTCCTGGAAGGCCACGAGCCCGGTGGACAGCTCTCGATCACCACGCTGGTGGAGAACTTTCCCGGCTGGCCGCAGGGTGTGCAGGGCCCGGAACTGATTGAGAACATGAAGCAGCAGGCCACGCGCTTTGGCGCGGAGCTGAAGATGGCTCACCTGGTTTCCGTTGACCTGTCCAAGCGCCCGTTTGAGCTGAACCTGGGCAAGGAGACGATCCACGCACGCACGCTGATCATCGCGTCGGGCGCATCGGCCCGCTGGCTGGGTCTACCCAGCGAACAGGCGCTGATCGGCCACGGTGTCTCGAGCTGCGCTACCTGCGACGGCTTCTTCTTCTCCGGCAAGGAGATCGCGGTGGTCGGCGGCGGAGACTCCGCCATGGAAGAGGCGCTGTTCCTGACGCGCTTCGCCACCAAGGTCACGCTGATCAACCGCAGCGAAAGCTTCCGTGCCAGCAAGATCATGCTGGAGCGCGCGATGGCGCACCCGAACATCATTTTCCGCCCCAACACGGTGGTGGACGAGGTTCTGGGCGTGGAAGAGAAGGATGTTAAAGGCCTGGTGCTGCGCAACACCAAGACGGATGCCCTGGAGACCCTGCCGCTTTCGGGCCTGTTCCTCGGCATTGGCCACGAGCCCAACGCGAAGATGTTCAAGGGCCAGATCGACCTGGACGAAGACGGTTATGTGAAGACGAAGGACAACGTCTTCTGCACGCTGAACGGCCAGGTGCTGCCGGGCGTCTTTGCCTCCGGCGATGTGCAGGACCGCCGCTACCGCCAGGCCATTACGGCTGCCGGAACCGGCTGCATGGCCGCGCTGGAAGTCGAGAAGTTCCTGGAAGAACACGGACGGTAA
- a CDS encoding allantoinase — protein MANLVLVYGMRLLPADEVASIGEAPIELKNGNSARVTMHLLEGSREQIEAQLKQSLDAFFDFYPEI, from the coding sequence ATGGCAAATCTTGTTCTTGTCTACGGAATGCGTCTTCTGCCCGCCGATGAGGTGGCCTCGATCGGAGAGGCTCCCATCGAACTGAAAAACGGCAACTCGGCGCGCGTCACCATGCACCTGCTGGAAGGCTCCCGCGAGCAGATTGAGGCCCAGCTTAAGCAGAGCCTCGATGCCTTTTTCGACTTCTACCCGGAAATCTAA
- a CDS encoding IPT/TIG domain-containing protein — translation MRANSRWIGLLLLFPALLQAATPRWTAGSKFGARVGQPVVWQGPSLAYFVDRGDLSPSVPHDQAVQMVDSVMQTWNIPYASLTLSNGGSLAEDVSGSNVSMASTGINFPTDVTSSNYAAKPVAVIFDADGSITDLLLGSGSSDPLYCRQNAVTESVDLFLLQTGYIGHAILVLNGRCTGTPEQLLEMKYQLLRKTGRVLGLGWSQCNDNVFTGTPTPTYQQAMHWPIMHPIDILCGPYAYQCLPSPFTLRDDDISGMVSLYPSTGGNGKLSSQINGAGMYSTLKFPSGQGMQGVNIVVQLQPQFWNVTFPWETASAVTGTGFVVSSATPITPAPTGINSQVGLARSDLPGYWQIGRVPMVTATWETMLITGQPVNPLYVGQYSVGSYTSSQVLPSGTISLQTNIVRPAYYGPAPLVATNAAATCNTGSDGTESSPAAVASTGWWSSQMCAWNHTAWLTFTAGANRTFTLEVTALNESGAATTQKLLPTIGLWKKTDSYGTLPTVAATTQAFNSTATGVSLLRGSTSSAQAFRIALADQRGDGRPDYFYKARLLLIDSIWPTQLPAGGGTLTLTGRGFRPGNSVLIGNTVATVLSTTSTQMVVTAPPLGRVSNAASWTGGVMVLDMATQASSTLGNALSYTGGTATGISDELILVSGGSQSVSSSGSFSKLVLQVTDGAGNNLPGATVQVHQTLTGYAPVCTTTGRCAVPPVYGTVNASMITDSAGRVEVTPMEISGAEVTQIVATTGRAGYISTRLEKTP, via the coding sequence ATGCGCGCTAACAGCCGATGGATAGGGTTGCTCCTGCTGTTTCCAGCATTGCTGCAGGCCGCTACGCCGCGCTGGACCGCCGGCAGCAAATTCGGCGCGCGCGTCGGCCAGCCGGTCGTCTGGCAGGGGCCATCGCTTGCCTATTTTGTCGACCGTGGCGACCTCAGCCCATCCGTTCCGCACGATCAGGCTGTGCAGATGGTCGACAGCGTCATGCAGACCTGGAATATTCCGTACGCCAGCCTTACTCTCTCCAACGGCGGTTCCCTGGCCGAGGATGTCAGCGGCAGCAATGTCTCTATGGCGTCTACCGGCATCAATTTCCCCACGGACGTAACCAGTTCTAACTACGCCGCAAAGCCGGTTGCGGTCATCTTCGACGCCGACGGCTCGATTACAGACCTCCTGCTTGGCTCCGGCAGCAGCGATCCGCTCTACTGCCGCCAGAACGCGGTGACGGAAAGCGTCGATCTTTTTCTGCTGCAGACCGGCTACATTGGCCACGCCATCCTGGTCCTGAACGGGCGCTGCACAGGTACGCCGGAGCAACTGCTGGAGATGAAGTACCAGCTTCTTCGCAAGACTGGCCGCGTGCTTGGCCTGGGCTGGTCGCAGTGCAACGACAACGTCTTCACCGGGACACCTACGCCTACCTATCAGCAGGCCATGCACTGGCCCATCATGCACCCCATCGACATCCTCTGCGGGCCGTACGCGTATCAGTGCCTGCCCTCGCCGTTCACCCTGCGCGACGACGATATCTCCGGCATGGTGTCTCTCTACCCCTCTACGGGAGGGAATGGGAAGCTAAGCTCCCAGATCAACGGCGCTGGCATGTACAGCACGCTGAAGTTCCCCAGTGGTCAGGGCATGCAGGGCGTCAATATCGTGGTGCAGTTGCAGCCACAGTTCTGGAATGTGACCTTTCCCTGGGAAACCGCCTCTGCCGTGACCGGGACAGGCTTTGTCGTTTCGTCGGCCACGCCAATCACTCCAGCGCCAACCGGCATCAATAGCCAGGTGGGTCTTGCCCGCAGCGACCTGCCCGGATACTGGCAGATCGGCCGCGTTCCTATGGTGACCGCAACCTGGGAGACGATGCTGATTACCGGGCAGCCCGTCAATCCGCTCTATGTCGGGCAATATTCCGTAGGAAGTTACACAAGCTCCCAGGTCTTACCGTCCGGCACCATCTCCCTGCAGACCAACATCGTCCGTCCGGCGTACTACGGCCCCGCTCCTCTGGTCGCCACCAACGCCGCGGCCACCTGCAACACCGGCTCTGACGGCACGGAAAGTTCGCCGGCGGCGGTTGCTTCCACCGGCTGGTGGAGCAGCCAGATGTGTGCCTGGAACCACACCGCATGGCTTACCTTTACCGCCGGTGCAAACCGCACCTTCACCCTTGAAGTGACCGCGCTGAATGAGTCCGGAGCCGCCACCACGCAGAAGCTGCTGCCAACCATCGGCCTCTGGAAGAAGACCGACAGCTACGGCACATTGCCCACCGTCGCTGCGACCACGCAGGCCTTTAACTCCACCGCCACCGGGGTCAGCCTGCTGCGCGGCAGCACATCTTCTGCCCAGGCCTTTCGCATTGCCCTGGCCGACCAGCGCGGAGACGGTCGTCCGGACTACTTTTACAAAGCCCGCCTTCTGCTGATTGACTCGATTTGGCCCACACAGCTTCCGGCTGGCGGAGGCACACTCACCCTTACCGGACGCGGCTTCCGCCCAGGCAACTCTGTTCTCATCGGCAACACCGTAGCCACCGTTCTCAGCACAACCTCGACGCAGATGGTGGTCACGGCGCCGCCGCTCGGCAGAGTCTCGAATGCCGCTTCCTGGACAGGCGGCGTCATGGTCCTGGATATGGCAACGCAGGCCAGCTCTACTCTTGGCAACGCGCTCAGCTACACCGGCGGAACAGCCACCGGGATCAGCGATGAGCTGATCCTGGTCAGTGGCGGCAGCCAGTCCGTCTCCTCCAGCGGCAGTTTCAGCAAGCTGGTGCTGCAGGTAACCGACGGTGCAGGCAACAACCTGCCCGGAGCCACCGTGCAGGTCCACCAGACGCTGACCGGATACGCCCCAGTCTGCACCACCACCGGACGCTGCGCCGTGCCTCCGGTTTATGGCACGGTCAACGCCTCCATGATCACGGATTCCGCCGGCCGCGTCGAAGTGACACCCATGGAAATCTCCGGTGCGGAGGTCACGCAGATCGTCGCCACCACCGGCAGGGCTGGCTATATCAGTACACGTCTTGAAAAGACTCCCTGA
- a CDS encoding NAD(P)/FAD-dependent oxidoreductase, producing MAERKRVVIIGAGFAGLRAAHVLAKQAVDVTIVDRRNHHTFQPLLYQVALAVLNPSDIAQPIRAEFRHAKNVDVLMDEVIGFDIDHHHIDLRSGARLAYDYLIVATGSTHSYFGRDDWAKLAPGLKTIEDAVDIRRRVLLAFELAEREMLEKGTHPELNFVIIGGGPTGVELAGAISDIAKLYMRRDFRHIDPSEARVMILEGSPSILAAYPEDLRQKAVEQLNQLGVEVITGTHVTDVQPGYVILGSGPDAKRIDAVVTLWAAGVQASPLGKLLNVETDRRGCVLVDQFLNPKDHPEIFVCGDLAHVEENGRQIPGTAQPAMQMGVHAAEMITQDLNHAKRTPFHYFDKGDMATIGRKAAVAKVIWPFKAHMSGFPAWIVWLVIHISFLVNFRSRLAVFRQWAYTYLFFKDGARLIVGSQDLPGWNELDDKEKLDPTAPAPELSAKR from the coding sequence ATGGCTGAGCGGAAACGGGTGGTCATTATCGGGGCGGGCTTTGCGGGGCTGCGTGCGGCGCATGTGCTGGCCAAACAGGCAGTAGACGTCACCATCGTCGACCGGCGCAATCACCATACCTTTCAGCCGCTGCTCTACCAGGTGGCTCTGGCGGTTCTGAATCCGTCGGATATCGCACAGCCGATCCGTGCCGAATTCCGACATGCCAAGAATGTCGATGTCCTGATGGATGAGGTCATCGGCTTCGATATCGACCACCACCATATCGACCTGCGTTCCGGTGCGCGACTGGCCTATGACTACCTGATCGTCGCCACGGGTTCCACGCACTCCTACTTTGGCAGGGATGACTGGGCCAAGCTTGCCCCCGGCCTCAAGACGATTGAAGACGCCGTCGACATCCGCCGCCGTGTTCTGCTGGCCTTTGAGCTGGCCGAGCGCGAGATGCTGGAAAAGGGGACGCACCCTGAGCTGAACTTTGTCATCATCGGCGGCGGACCCACCGGCGTTGAACTCGCCGGAGCTATCTCCGACATTGCCAAGCTCTACATGCGTCGCGATTTCCGCCACATCGACCCCTCCGAGGCCAGGGTGATGATCCTCGAGGGCTCGCCCAGCATTCTCGCAGCCTATCCGGAAGACCTGCGCCAGAAGGCCGTCGAGCAGCTTAACCAGCTCGGTGTCGAGGTCATCACCGGCACGCACGTCACCGATGTTCAGCCGGGCTACGTCATCCTGGGCAGCGGCCCGGACGCCAAACGTATCGATGCTGTTGTGACCCTGTGGGCCGCCGGTGTGCAGGCCTCGCCCCTGGGCAAGCTGCTGAACGTGGAGACTGACCGCCGCGGCTGCGTGCTGGTCGACCAGTTTCTCAATCCCAAGGATCACCCCGAGATCTTCGTCTGTGGCGACCTGGCCCACGTGGAAGAGAACGGCCGCCAGATTCCCGGCACCGCCCAACCCGCCATGCAGATGGGCGTGCATGCCGCGGAGATGATTACTCAGGACCTGAACCACGCCAAACGCACGCCCTTCCACTACTTCGACAAGGGCGACATGGCCACCATTGGCCGCAAGGCCGCCGTGGCCAAGGTCATCTGGCCCTTCAAGGCGCACATGTCCGGCTTCCCGGCGTGGATCGTCTGGTTGGTCATCCATATCAGCTTCCTGGTCAACTTCCGCAGCCGCCTTGCGGTCTTCCGCCAGTGGGCGTATACCTACCTGTTCTTCAAGGACGGCGCCCGCCTGATCGTCGGCTCGCAGGATCTGCCCGGATGGAACGAACTGGACGACAAGGAAAAGCTCGACCCCACGGCGCCCGCTCCGGAGCTCTCAGCCAAGCGCTAG